In the Candidatus Poribacteria bacterium genome, CATTTACCGGCGGGTGTGTATCGGAGTCGAAGCCGTGCAGCCTATTGGGATGGAAAAACAAAGGCAGGTGAGACTGTCGCAAGTGGGGTCTATTTCTACACACTCGAAGCCGGCGAGTTCACTGCAACGCGCAAGATGTTGATCCTGAAATAGTATCAAATGACCCCTAAACTCCGGTAGCGGGAAACTCGGTGCGGTTAGAAACCGCATCTACCGGACCCCGAATGGAGAACTGACGAGAGAAGATCCGTATCCCTTATCGGAAGAAACGGATTCAAGCGAGGAAAAATGTTAACTATCTGTTATGACCCGTATTCTGGCACATTAGGTAGATTCACGCGTGCCGAGATTTTTGACCTCGTCGCTGATGCAGGCTACGAAGGTATCAATATCCCAGTGAATTCCGGTTTTCTCGGTGAACTCTCGACTGCAGAGATAGATGATGCTGTGAGTCTTGCTGAGAAACACAATCTTGTTGCCCCAACGATTGGGTTCGGCAATCACATCTTGACAACCCCCGCCCGACAAATGGAAGCGTTACAGCACTATTTGACGCTGAGGTTATTGGGGTGTGGGTGAACCCCTCCGAAAACGTATCGCGACAGGAATCTCTGGACGCACTTTCCGGGAGTCTGGCTCAGATGATACCTGCTTGCAATGAAAACGGGATGAAGATTGCGCTTGAGTTTGAGAAAGGGTGTCCGCTTGATAACTATCGGGAAGGCGTGGCATTCATTGAGGAAACCGGTCTGCAGGTCTATCTGACGTGTGATACGTATCATCTTTTTAACGATGGGGCTGAACCGCACACGGCGGCACACGCCATGAAGGCATGCCTCGGTGATGTGCATGTATCGGGGAGTAACCGCGGTGAACCGGGGGGTGGTGTTTTCGATTTTGAGACGTTTGCGCAGGGTTTGAAGGAGGTCGGTTTCTCGGGTCCGCTCGTTGTCCAATACAAGATGGAAGATGTAGCGAGTATTGCGCGCAGTTGCGAGTTTACCAAAGAGTTTCGATCGATGATACAAGCATAGAGAGGAGATTTCGGATGAGACGGATTGTCTTTTTAATTTTCGCCATTACCTTTATAATAGGTGGGCAGATTTATGGGCACGTGACAGAACACCCTCCAACAGAAACAGGGGATTTTCAGTTTGTTGCGCATCATGAAGCCTCTGACATGAAACTTACGAGTGGACAGGGTGCGCTTAAGTTCAAAGTGCTCTATACACGCGACCATTTTCCGCCAGAAGTCGTCACCGCAATTGACAAGGCGCACGGGGGATTTGACGTAGACCGGCGGGAAGGGAAAGGTGAAACCTATTTTGCACTTCCAGGTGTCGGTATCATCCAAATCAGTACAGACCTGAAGACCACGCGACTGATTGAGACGCCTCCTGCACTGAAAAAAGCCAATGCACATTATACGACTGTCTGGTCCACCTCTGCCGGCACACCCTATCTCTCTTTTCCCGCGAATGATGTCGGCAAGATTTTCACGACGACGATGGATGGAACCCTCGTTCATACATTGGAAGCACCAGACGCAATGACGGATTTCCAACATCAGGCGGTCAACACCTATTTCAGTGAAGGCGGTAAGTTTGTGCCTACCGGTATAACGCATATTGATGGCATGCTTTACGTTACGACCGGTTACTCTGATTTGGATTACATTTTGGGGGCGAAACTCACGAGTCTTGAACCGCTTGAGGCAAGTTGGTATCCGTTGGCATTCGGCGGTAAAGGTGATGAACCGGGGCAATTCGGCACAGGACATCACATTACAGTCCCGGACGGCACAAATCGGTTGGATGCCTCAGATCGGGCAAATGCAGAAATTGAACGCTATTCCCCAGATGGCACCTACTTAGAAACACTCTCCCTTATCAAAGGATCGTTCCCATGTAGTATTGACTACGAAGCAGGATACGCTGTCGTCGCATGTCTCTTCGGACCGAATAAGGAGAAAGGCGCGCCACTCTATATCTTGGAGGGTAACAACCTTGTCTCAACGGTTATGTTAAAAGAAGAATTGGGTGTAGAGACCTTCCAGCATCTGCACGGCGCAGTGATCCGTAAGATTGATGGCAAACTTTACATCATTGCGCAGTCGTGGAACCCTGGGGATATCGTCATTTTGGAACAGGTGATGTAGGCTCTCGCACTGTAGAGGGAGGCGAAGGCGTTACGCTTATTTTAGTTGTGTAAGGCTGTTCTCGTTCGGCACATACAGATAAGCGTTCCTGCCAGTGAAATATTGGGCGTAGACATTCTTCCAATCGCTATTTGTGAGTTTCCACCGGGGGGCGGGACCGAGTTTAAAATAGACAATATCCGCTTCTTGGAGATTCTGAAAAGGATAATCCCCAATCGGGGCACCTCGATGCCGAGCCACGAAAATAACGGCATTGTGGATACCACGTTCTGCTACCATCGGCGGAAGTTTCTGATAGACAGGACTCCAATTCTGGTACACCTTCCCAATGCGGACATAACTCCACACGATGTTGACGCTCAGCAACAAAAAACATATCCCGACACCAATCGCAAGTCCGCGTCTCTGGAACGGTTTGAACCGTTCATAGAGGATGAATATTCCGCGCGCTGCCAACGGGATGAACCCAAGGAACGTCGACTCGGTGTAATAGCGAGCATTCACAGGTGTGAATCCCCACGTCGACCCCTCAAAGTAAAAGAAGGCGTAAAGCAATAAATTGCCTACAAGTAAAGCGAGACAGAACACATCGTATCCGTTGCGCGAACGATGGAAGAATGGCAAAAGGACGAGACACCAGGGCAGGATTAACGGCACAAAGGCGATGAACCATGTCACCGATAATTCTATGTCCTTCAATAAATTGTGGTGATAACTCCCCCAACCGAGCGCGTTGAAACTGATACATGGGAGGATGTGTCGCCAGGTCCTTTCAATCGCCCATGCCGGTGTAAAAATAAATGCCCGTTCAAGATCGGGTTCATAGCCCTCCGTGCGAAGACCGAAACCGATTTTGTCGTAGGGCTGCGCGACCGTATGCGTGAACATGTATGGATCTTCCGTGAAATGCGCGTTCCATGCCATGCACACGCCAAGCATCGCAATAAACGGGATAAAGAAGAATCCTAACCGTTTCATTGTGGGGAGCAACGCTTGCGTCGCTTCGTGTTGATGTTGCCATTGGGTGAGCAGATAGTCAAGTGTTAACAAACCTTCGAGGGACTTGCGATAATCAGATACTTTAAACCATTCGGTGAACAGATGGTAAAGTGTTAACCCCGCGCCGACAACGCCAAAGACTATTGCCGAGAGTGGACGTGTATTGAACGCGTATCCCAATGCAAACCCTGAAAGAAGCGGATAACCGATCCGCGCGAGAAGAGAGGCTTCGCTTTTACAATTCAGGGTTTTGAGAAGTGTAAGGAGATAAAGCGAGAGGTAGAAACGACTCACAGGCTCGCTGAACCATGTTGAACCCATCCCGAGTGTTGCGGGCGAAATGAGCGCGAGCACTGCAGCGACCAGCGCAATTCCGGGATGGATCTCTCCATATATCTCTTTCACAAAAAGGTAGAGAAGTAGCAGCGCACCTCCCGTTGCAAGTGCTGGAATCAGCCATGGGGCGTTAATAAATACGCCGAACATCAGCATCAAGGCATTTCCGAATGGATACTTTGAATACCATTTACCGTTTTGAACGTTGATATGCGGTGAAGAGGAGAACCCGTGTTCCGGTGGGGCGGGCACTGAGAGTTTACCTTCCGAAAACAACTTTGCTTGGAATAGATACGAAACGGTATCTGGCTCAAAGTAGGAGAACTGGAAGTAGATACCGCATAGGATTACGGATAGCAGTAAACCGAGTATCGAGATGATGTAAATAGGTTTAATTTGCATTGCGTTATTCGGTGGTCTCTAAAAAAATTTGACATTCGTTCCTCAATACGGTATAATATCATTAAATTCAATTAAAATCACTGATTTTTTAATAGCAAGTTTCAAGTTACAAGCAATGAAAAAAATGTGTAACGTTATTACATTTAATATTCATCACCATCATTCGGTCCACTTCTGAGTAGAGCGGATGAGGGAATATGAATAAATATCTTTGATACGAAGCAAGTCTAACTTGTCTGGACCCTGGTAAACAAGCCGCTCTCCTCCGTGCCGCGTTGTCGGTGCGCGTGAGAAAAAGAGCAAACCGTTTACTGGGTTTTTTTTTGACTTTTGATCGAACCGCAAGGAAAAATTGAAATATGGAAAAGTTTGATAAACCTGCTGGGACGAATGATTTTCTACCTGAGCAGATGATTCAGCGAAATTTCGTTGAAAATATCGTTCGTGAAACCTTTGAAACCTATGGATATGCACAGGTTCAGACCCCGTTGTTTGAATCCTTTGCCCTATTATCGGAGCAATCCGGCGAAGAGATCCGTCACAAGATGTTCACGTTCGTCGGTTCGGATCGGGTGGATTACGCTCTGAGACCTGAGCTGACTGCTCCTGTCTGTAGACTCATTGCCAATGGCAAACTAAAACACCTTCCTTATCCGTATAAACTCTACTATATCGGGCAGTGTGCCCGGCAGGAACCGGTTGCTGATGGTACCGAAGTAAAACGGGAATTCCGACAAGCAGGTGTTGAACTTATCGGACCGACTTCTGCCCACGCAGACGCTGAAATCATTACGATGCCGATCCGAGTCCTTGAGAAACTCAACGTCTCGCATACAAAGTTAAGAATTGGAAATACGAGAGTCTTCCGTGAGATTTTCAAACAGAGCGCGCTGGATCCAAAAGACCAAGCAGAAATGATTTGGGACATCGACCATCTTGTAAGTCTCCGTAACGAAAGTGAACTTTGGGATATCGAAACACTGCAGGATACACTCAATATGCTGCGGCGTCTGCAAGGATCTGACTACCAAGGCGATTACAAAATTGATACCGCCGCAATTCAGAATTTAGTCGAAAGCACTGCCCCTGCCTTAGCAGAGAAACTACCCGTAATTGCTGAGGAGACTTATAAGGCGAGATGGCACCGGTATCTCAATGTTTCTGAAGAGATGGCACAGTGTTGTATAGATATCTCAAAGGTTTGTGGTGATAGAAACACTGTGATGACAGCATGGGAGACGCTTCTCGGCGATACCGCACAAGCAGCACGTCAGGAACTGCTTGCTCTCTGTAACTGTCTGGAAAACTACGGTATTACAGATTTTGAAATTAATTTGGGTATCACGCGTGGGTTCGATTTCTATACCGGAACGGTTTTTCAGATCGAGTTGCCTGAGAAACGTTTACCACTCTGTGGTGGCGGGAGATACGACAACCTGATCGCTTCCTTCGGCGGTCCGTCAATACCTGGTGCTGGATTTGCGTTTCAATTTGACGCACTTGTAGAAGCCTTTACTGACACGAGCAAGGTACCTGTTAATGGGAGAAAAGACTACTTCATCGCAGTGGAAACACCTGAAGGCATTGCGGAAGCACAACGACTTGCTGAAACGTTGCGGAAATCAGGTAAGAACGTTGAAGTAGATTTGATGGAACGTGATTTGCAGGCACAACAGGATTATGCCAGCCAAGCGAACTACGATTACTTGCTCTGCTTGGTCTCTGATGAGTTGATCCGCCGAATTCAAATCGAAACCGGTGACACAGAAGTGGTCACCCTCGACGGTCTCCTTTAGATGTTTCGCATCTGTTAAAAACTGGAAACGAATATCATCGCTCATAGACATCTAAATCCGATCAGGATCGTTAGTCTACCTATCGGTTAGATTGGAGAAAGGACAACGATTAAAAAAATGCAAACGGAATCACAACGGACGCTGAAACTACTGTTACCGAAAGGGAGTCTACAGGCGGATACGCTTGAAATGTTTCAGCGCGCCGGTTACGAACTTAATGGTTATAACGCGACGGATAGATCCTATCGTGCAACTTTCCAAAATGATAGCGAATTTCAAATCAAAATTTCGCGTCCCCAAGAGATACCGGTCTACGTCGGCATGGATGATTTCTATGATGTAGGAATTACCGGTCAAGATTGGGTCGAAGAAACTGACGCAGATGTTGAAGAAATATTGCCGCTCGAATACGGACATATTGATATTATCCTCGCGGTGCGTGAAGAACGAGACGACCTCAACACATTTGATGATCTGGTGAATATCTCAGATAGAGATATCCGCATATCTACCGAATACTTGAACATTGCCGAGAAATATATCCTTGAAAAGACGGAAAATAGAATCGCTCCTACGATTCTAACACCGTGGAGACGACTGAACACTCTCGGCAGTTACCAATCGCCTATCACGCTTATGTTGTCTTTTGGTGCCACCGAAGGGAAACCCCCAGAAGAAGCGGATGCCATAATTGACAATTCTACGGCATCACGGCGCACCCTCAAGGCGAATGAGCTTAAGGTGATCGAACTGTTGCGCGAATCCGAATCCACTCTGATTGCGAATCCGAAGGCACTCCGGGACTCATGGAAACAGGAGAAGATTGAAGAATTGAAGCAGACCCTCCGGAAAGGTTTGCGTAGACGGCGGAGTCAAGCACTCCCCGGGCACATTTAAGGAGCGTAACCGATGGCAACCCCTTTTATTAAACCGCGCGTCCCGCGCGGGATGCGAGACATTCTACCTGAGCAGATGATTCGCAGACAGTATGTTATAGATGTGATTCGGGACGTGTTCGAGGAATTTGGGTTTGAACCCCTGCAAACACCTGCATTAGAATTATCGGAAGTCCTCACGGGCAAATACGGACCGGAAGCTGAAAAACTCATTTATCAGGCAGGACACGTTGGCGGAAAAGAGGACATTTCCCTTCGTTACGACCTGTCAGTACCGCTTTGCCGAGTTGTTGCGATGCATCCGCAACTGCCGAAACCGTTTAAGCGATACCAAATCGATCCCGTCTGGCGAGCGGAACGCCCGCAAAAAGGACGTTACCGTCAATTTTTCCAGTGCGATGCGGATACGGTAGGCACCGAAAGTATGCTCGCTGATGCTGAAAACGTTACTCTCATCTATCAAGTACTAACTCGACTCGGTTTTGAACAATTCGAGATTAATATTAACGATCGAAAATTAATCACCGGCATCGGACAATTCGCTGGTGTTCCTGAAGAACAACTCGGTGGACTCTATCGATCTATTGATAAGTTGGACAAAATTGGGCTTGCGGGGGTCCGGGACGAGTTAGCGGAAAATCAGATTCCGGAACCTGTCATTGAAAAATTGCTCGCGCTACTGCAGATTGAAGGTGATACAGCGACGGTGTTGAACGCACTCAGTGAACAACTCGGAGATTCCGAAGTGGCGAGAGAAGGTGTCGTGGAATTAGAAGACCTGGATAGCTATCTCACAACGCTTGGAGTACCCGACAAATTTTATAGGATGAACGTTTCAATGGTCCGTGGCTTGGAATATTACACTGGACCGATCTATGAAACCGTTGTTGAGGAACCGAAAATTGGGAGCATCACCGGGGGTGGCAGATACGATGAGCTCATCGGAAGTTTCAGTAAACAGAGTTACCCGGCAACCGGAACCAGTTTCGGTATTGAACGGATTATTGACGTGATGGAAGAATTTGATATGTTTCCAACGACCGTAGGCAAAACGGTGACACAGGTGTTAGTCACTGTTTTCGATGCTGACCTCGCCCAGGAATCCCTGAAATTGGCGACGCTTCTGCGCCAAAGTGGTATCCGGACAGAAGTCTACAGTCGTCCGACGCGACTCAGCACACAGATAAAGTATGCGGATACAAAAGGGATCCCGTATGCTGTCATTCTTGGCTCTGACGAATTAGAAGCAGGCAGCGTGGCGATTCGAAACCTCGCAAGCAGAGAGCAACACATCGTTCCGAGAGAAGAATTTGTTGGACACATCCAACGATGGATAGACGGCTAAAGTGATTATTCACGTAAATGATTACATAGCAATAGGAGCGTTAAGGAAACATGAAGCAATTTTATCAACGCCCCAACTTCACTCGCTATATTGTTATTCTCTGTTGTATTGTTCAAGCAGTACAACTGACAATTGCGGGGTGTAGTCACACAAAACCGTATTATCATCCTGATATACCCGATAGTGCGAAACATGAGAGTAAAACGGAAGACACTCTCCAGTACCGTCTATTATTACTCGGTGATGGTGGTATCCCAAAACCGGATGAACCTGTTCTAAAAACGCTTAGGGAATGGGCGGAGAAGGATCCGGAAAGCACGAGTATTGTCTTTTTAGGAGATAACATGTATCCTGAAGGGATGACGGAGCGGAAAAAACATGAAGCAACGACTCGGCTTACACCACAACTCGCGGTTGCCAAATCTTCTGGAGCTCATGGACTCTTTATACCTGGTAATCATGATTGGGCGAAAGGAAAATCGGAAGGACTTAAGGCAGTTCTTGCACAAGAAAAGTTTGTCAACGCTGCCCTTGCGGGTGAATCGAATTTTCTTCCACCTGGTGGTTCACCCGGTCCTGTTGCACTCGAACTTCCAAAAACCAAACCTGTAGTCCGGCTTATCGTTCTGGACACGCAGTGGTGGCTCCATCAACACGAGAAACCGCAAAAATCTCCTGAACAGGTGATAGAAGAACTGGGAGCACTCTTAGATACGGAATTACCGGTCATTGTTGTCGGACATCATCCACTGGAAAGTTATGGATCACATGGTGGTTTCTACGACTGGAAGGCACACCTCTTTCCCATCAGATTTATGAAAAAGTGGCTCTGGATCCCGATACCGATAGTGGGTCCCATATATCCATCCGCACGGTGGTATCTTTACAGATCCGATCAAGACATGAACGGCGCACGCAACAAAAATATGGTAGCGCAGTTAAACCGAGCGTTTTCCATGCGAAAATTGCCACCGCAAGGTCCACCGCTCTTAATCTACGCTTCTGGGCATGAACACTCCTTGCAGGTTTTAAAAGGTGGAGTTACCGATTATCTTCTCGTAAGTGGGGCAGCAGCGAGCCGAAAAGTGACGGAAGTGATGTCTGGGGAAAATACACTTTTCGCACATCAACATACCGGTTTCATGGCGATAGATTTTTTCAGCGATGAAAAAGTTTTACTGCAAGTCGTTGAACCCAAAGGGAAAGGTGTCCTATTTCACCGATGGTTGACTTTTTAGGATTTTGGCGGTTGGTTTCGGGAAAACGAAAGCATTTTTAATAATTCCGAGCGAAGTTATAGTTTTTCGTTGGTGCGTCTTAAACTGATACCACAGTCTGCAAAAAATCCTTTCGAGAATGCCCTACAAGCCCCTTAGAAAAGATGCCCTGCTATGGTAACCCTACCCGTAAAATACAGGGTCATTGTATCGACTTAGCGTGGATTTTAGAATTACTTGGGCAGTCTAAATAGGCGAGGTTGGAAACCTCCCCAGGAAGAGGATACATGAAATAGACAGGACAAAAGCGTGTCCTGTCTACCTTTCGTCTTTTTCTGCTTTACAATGCTAATTCTCTGTTTTACGATTCTGGCGGGCGTACCTTAGAAATTCCACATCTCGTAGATACGGTTCCGCCTCCCCTAATTCAAAACGCATCTCCTGTAAATCTCCAACAATTTGATTTAAATCTGAATCTACCCGACGGTAAGTCTGTTCGGCTCTCTTTGGATTATATCCAGAGGTTCTCAGGTAATACGATGTTCCCAACCAGACGCATGCGAGTATAGTGATTGTTGTTGTCCCGATAACGATTGCCACAATAGCGGTAAGCGCGGCTGTCAATTTGAAGATAAAGAAGAATGCCAGAACGAGAAAAATCAGTAGTAACGCTAACATGTCTGTTCTCCTCCTTTACTCACTTGCGCCTTTGGCGATTTTGATGAGTCGTTTCACTTCCTGTTTCAGGGCATCCATCTCTTGTTGAACATCGCTTACTTTCTGCTGTAATATTTCTATCTCGCGTTGCGATGCTCCGTTTCTCAAGCCTTTTTTCTTTGCCGCGTAGGAAGTCCCCATCCAGACACATCCAAGCGTTGTTACTAAAATGCTTCCAAATATAATAGCGATAATCAGAACGACTTCTCCCATTTTAAACCCTCCGATTTTCCAATAAA is a window encoding:
- a CDS encoding sugar phosphate isomerase/epimerase gives rise to the protein MNPSENVSRQESLDALSGSLAQMIPACNENGMKIALEFEKGCPLDNYREGVAFIEETGLQVYLTCDTYHLFNDGAEPHTAAHAMKACLGDVHVSGSNRGEPGGGVFDFETFAQGLKEVGFSGPLVVQYKMEDVASIARSCEFTKEFRSMIQA
- a CDS encoding metallophosphoesterase, which codes for MKQFYQRPNFTRYIVILCCIVQAVQLTIAGCSHTKPYYHPDIPDSAKHESKTEDTLQYRLLLLGDGGIPKPDEPVLKTLREWAEKDPESTSIVFLGDNMYPEGMTERKKHEATTRLTPQLAVAKSSGAHGLFIPGNHDWAKGKSEGLKAVLAQEKFVNAALAGESNFLPPGGSPGPVALELPKTKPVVRLIVLDTQWWLHQHEKPQKSPEQVIEELGALLDTELPVIVVGHHPLESYGSHGGFYDWKAHLFPIRFMKKWLWIPIPIVGPIYPSARWYLYRSDQDMNGARNKNMVAQLNRAFSMRKLPPQGPPLLIYASGHEHSLQVLKGGVTDYLLVSGAAASRKVTEVMSGENTLFAHQHTGFMAIDFFSDEKVLLQVVEPKGKGVLFHRWLTF
- the hisS gene encoding histidine--tRNA ligase; this translates as MATPFIKPRVPRGMRDILPEQMIRRQYVIDVIRDVFEEFGFEPLQTPALELSEVLTGKYGPEAEKLIYQAGHVGGKEDISLRYDLSVPLCRVVAMHPQLPKPFKRYQIDPVWRAERPQKGRYRQFFQCDADTVGTESMLADAENVTLIYQVLTRLGFEQFEININDRKLITGIGQFAGVPEEQLGGLYRSIDKLDKIGLAGVRDELAENQIPEPVIEKLLALLQIEGDTATVLNALSEQLGDSEVAREGVVELEDLDSYLTTLGVPDKFYRMNVSMVRGLEYYTGPIYETVVEEPKIGSITGGGRYDELIGSFSKQSYPATGTSFGIERIIDVMEEFDMFPTTVGKTVTQVLVTVFDADLAQESLKLATLLRQSGIRTEVYSRPTRLSTQIKYADTKGIPYAVILGSDELEAGSVAIRNLASREQHIVPREEFVGHIQRWIDG
- a CDS encoding ATP phosphoribosyltransferase regulatory subunit yields the protein MEKFDKPAGTNDFLPEQMIQRNFVENIVRETFETYGYAQVQTPLFESFALLSEQSGEEIRHKMFTFVGSDRVDYALRPELTAPVCRLIANGKLKHLPYPYKLYYIGQCARQEPVADGTEVKREFRQAGVELIGPTSAHADAEIITMPIRVLEKLNVSHTKLRIGNTRVFREIFKQSALDPKDQAEMIWDIDHLVSLRNESELWDIETLQDTLNMLRRLQGSDYQGDYKIDTAAIQNLVESTAPALAEKLPVIAEETYKARWHRYLNVSEEMAQCCIDISKVCGDRNTVMTAWETLLGDTAQAARQELLALCNCLENYGITDFEINLGITRGFDFYTGTVFQIELPEKRLPLCGGGRYDNLIASFGGPSIPGAGFAFQFDALVEAFTDTSKVPVNGRKDYFIAVETPEGIAEAQRLAETLRKSGKNVEVDLMERDLQAQQDYASQANYDYLLCLVSDELIRRIQIETGDTEVVTLDGLL
- the hisG gene encoding ATP phosphoribosyltransferase; the encoded protein is MQTESQRTLKLLLPKGSLQADTLEMFQRAGYELNGYNATDRSYRATFQNDSEFQIKISRPQEIPVYVGMDDFYDVGITGQDWVEETDADVEEILPLEYGHIDIILAVREERDDLNTFDDLVNISDRDIRISTEYLNIAEKYILEKTENRIAPTILTPWRRLNTLGSYQSPITLMLSFGATEGKPPEEADAIIDNSTASRRTLKANELKVIELLRESESTLIANPKALRDSWKQEKIEELKQTLRKGLRRRRSQALPGHI